One window of Archangium lipolyticum genomic DNA carries:
- a CDS encoding alpha-hydroxy acid oxidase, giving the protein MLPYDALEALARERLPQAVFDYFAGGSGEESTLAENSAAWARLRLRPRILRDVSSVDTSTELLGTPLRAPVLVAPTAFHSLAHPEAELATARGTREAGSLLVLSSRASRRIEAVASHAGPWWFQVYVFRDRGLTRSLVQRATAAGARALVLTADTPYVGLKRSNRGDCTLPLPDEDFLANLEGLTHRSLAEQAPDVTFADIDRLRQDSGLPVLVKGVLRADDARECLHHGAAGLIVSNHGGRQLDGALATADALPEVVEASEDRVPVLVDGGVRSGRDVLRALALGARAVLLGRPVLWGLATNGADGVRQVLDSLREDTAHALALAGLPRLSDVGPDLLAPRRP; this is encoded by the coding sequence ATGCTCCCCTACGACGCCCTGGAGGCACTGGCCCGCGAGCGCCTGCCCCAGGCCGTGTTCGACTACTTCGCCGGCGGCTCCGGTGAAGAGTCCACCCTCGCCGAGAACTCCGCCGCCTGGGCCCGCCTCCGCCTCCGCCCTCGCATTCTCCGCGACGTGTCCTCCGTCGACACCTCCACCGAGCTGCTCGGCACCCCGCTGCGCGCCCCCGTCCTCGTCGCTCCCACCGCCTTCCACTCGCTCGCGCACCCCGAGGCCGAGCTCGCCACCGCCCGCGGCACCCGCGAGGCCGGCTCCCTCCTCGTCCTCTCCTCGCGAGCCTCCCGCCGCATCGAGGCCGTCGCCTCCCACGCCGGGCCCTGGTGGTTCCAGGTCTACGTCTTCCGCGACCGCGGCCTCACCCGCTCCCTCGTCCAGCGCGCCACCGCCGCCGGTGCCCGCGCCCTCGTCCTCACCGCCGATACCCCCTACGTCGGCCTCAAGCGCAGCAACCGCGGGGACTGCACCCTCCCCCTCCCCGATGAGGACTTCCTCGCCAACCTCGAGGGCCTCACCCACCGCTCACTCGCCGAGCAAGCCCCCGATGTCACCTTCGCGGACATCGACCGCCTGCGCCAGGACTCCGGCCTGCCCGTGCTCGTCAAGGGCGTGCTGCGCGCCGATGACGCCCGCGAGTGTCTCCACCACGGTGCCGCCGGCCTCATCGTCTCCAACCACGGCGGCCGGCAGCTCGACGGCGCCCTCGCCACCGCCGACGCCCTCCCCGAAGTCGTCGAGGCCTCCGAGGACCGCGTCCCCGTGCTCGTCGATGGCGGCGTGCGCTCCGGCCGCGACGTGCTGCGCGCCCTGGCCCTCGGCGCTCGCGCCGTGCTGCTCGGCCGGCCCGTCCTCTGGGGACTCGCCACCAACGGCGCCGACGGCGTGCGCCAGGTGCTCGACTCCCTGCGCGAGGACACCGCCCATGCGCTCGCCCTCGCCGGGCTCCCCCGCCTCTCCGACGTGGGCCCCGACCTGCTCGCCCCTCGCCGGCCTTGA
- a CDS encoding phage holin family protein — translation MESWRNPEAGMSTNELVRRAMYEARLLAKAELLHAKVELAKEARAARFSGVFLGGAAALSLVGLTLLFTAGAAALALPLWAGALLGAGVVFVLAAICAAIGWVKLPKKPMRHTLERLSMDLEEIRQHVELRKH, via the coding sequence GTGGAGAGCTGGAGGAATCCCGAGGCGGGCATGTCGACGAACGAGCTCGTCCGCCGGGCGATGTACGAGGCGCGGTTGTTGGCGAAGGCGGAGCTGCTACACGCCAAGGTGGAGCTCGCGAAGGAGGCTCGCGCGGCGCGCTTCTCGGGGGTGTTCCTGGGAGGCGCGGCGGCCCTGTCCCTGGTGGGGCTGACGCTCCTCTTCACCGCGGGCGCGGCGGCGCTGGCCCTGCCGCTCTGGGCGGGGGCGCTCCTCGGAGCGGGCGTGGTCTTCGTGCTCGCGGCCATCTGCGCGGCCATCGGCTGGGTGAAGCTGCCGAAGAAGCCCATGCGGCACACGCTCGAGCGCCTGTCGATGGACCTGGAGGAGATCCGCCAGCACGTCGAGCTCCGGAAGCACTGA
- a CDS encoding DMT family transporter, translating to MSAPGASRARMLLAYIACFVLWGSTWSVVKVGLADLPPLRFAATRMLLAGLVLLPFSGLRRVRPDARTWGMLAGVGVLQIALPYGLLFVAQQWIPSSWSALLFSTYAVWLLLVGRMLLPDQPLTPLKLVSAGLGLAGIVALQHEHLRGLSLSGLVVAGCLLTLVATISISVANVLVRRSLAHVSTSLSVCVQTLSSSVLLLGASFVFESHLPGHWTPRAVLAVVYLAVGATALTYQLLFWLLQRVPLAVVGAMPLLDTLVAVFLGVLMLGERVDSSLLMGGALILVSAALANLSPSSSKPPPDEAPGTPRSEPVTSSPREAT from the coding sequence ATGTCCGCTCCCGGGGCCTCGCGTGCCCGCATGCTGCTCGCCTACATCGCCTGCTTCGTCCTGTGGGGCTCTACCTGGTCCGTGGTGAAGGTGGGGCTCGCGGACCTGCCGCCGCTGCGCTTCGCCGCCACGCGCATGCTGCTCGCCGGCCTGGTGCTGCTGCCCTTCAGCGGGCTGCGCCGCGTGCGTCCGGACGCCCGGACGTGGGGGATGCTGGCGGGCGTGGGTGTGCTGCAGATCGCCCTCCCCTACGGGCTGCTCTTCGTGGCGCAGCAGTGGATTCCGTCGAGCTGGTCCGCGCTCCTCTTCTCCACCTATGCGGTGTGGCTGCTGCTGGTGGGCCGGATGCTGTTGCCGGATCAGCCGCTCACGCCGCTCAAGCTCGTCTCCGCGGGACTGGGGCTCGCCGGCATCGTCGCGCTCCAGCACGAGCACCTGCGCGGCCTCAGCCTCTCGGGCCTGGTGGTGGCCGGGTGTCTGCTCACGCTGGTGGCCACCATCTCCATCTCCGTGGCCAACGTGCTCGTCCGGCGCTCGCTGGCGCACGTGTCCACCAGCCTGTCCGTGTGCGTGCAGACGCTCAGCAGCTCCGTGCTGCTGCTCGGTGCCTCGTTCGTCTTCGAGTCCCACCTGCCCGGCCATTGGACGCCTCGCGCCGTGCTCGCCGTCGTCTACCTGGCGGTGGGCGCCACGGCCCTCACCTACCAGCTCCTCTTCTGGCTGCTGCAGCGCGTGCCGCTCGCTGTTGTCGGCGCCATGCCCCTGCTGGACACGCTCGTGGCCGTGTTCCTCGGCGTGCTGATGCTCGGCGAGCGCGTGGACTCCTCACTGCTCATGGGCGGTGCGCTCATCCTCGTCAGCGCCGCCCTGGCCAACCTCTCGCCCTCCTCGTCCAAGCCGCCTCCCGATGAGGCCCCCGGGACGCCACGCTCCGAGCCCGTGACTTCCTCTCCCCGCGAGGCGACCTGA